Proteins encoded within one genomic window of Lynx canadensis isolate LIC74 chromosome B4, mLynCan4.pri.v2, whole genome shotgun sequence:
- the LOC115517848 gene encoding LOW QUALITY PROTEIN: 60S ribosomal protein L23a-like (The sequence of the model RefSeq protein was modified relative to this genomic sequence to represent the inferred CDS: deleted 1 base in 1 codon), giving the protein MEPKVKKEAPAPPKAEAKGRALKAKKAVLKGVHSHKKKKKICTSFTFRWPKTPHVRKQPKYPRKSAPRRNKLDRYAIIKFPLTAKSAMKKIEDNNTLVFIVDVKANKHQIKQAVKKFYDIDIVKVNTLIRPNGEKKAYVPLAPDYDALDVANKIGII; this is encoded by the exons ATGGAGCCGAAGGTGAAGAAGGAAGCCCCTGCTCCTCCCAAAGCTGAAGCCAAAGGAAGGGCTTTGAAGGCGAAGAAAGCAGTGCTGAAAGGCGTccacagtcataaa aaaaaaaagaagatctgcACGTCATTTACCTTCCGATGGCCCAAGACACCGCATGTCCGAAAGCAGCCCAAATATCCTCGAAAGAGCGCCCCCAGGAGGAACAAGCTTGACCGCTATGCCATCATCAAGTTTCCCCTAACTGCCAAGTCagccatgaagaaaatagaagacaacaaCACTCTTGTGTTTATTGTGGATGTCAAGGCCAACAAGCACCAGATCAAACAGGCTGTAAAGAAGTTCTATGACATTGACATTGTCAAGGTCAACACTCTGATCAGGcccaatggagaaaagaaagcatatgttcCATTGGCTCCTGACTATGATGCTTTGGATGTTGCCAACAAAATTGGGATCATCTAA